A stretch of Aythya fuligula isolate bAytFul2 chromosome 1, bAytFul2.pri, whole genome shotgun sequence DNA encodes these proteins:
- the PCDH9 gene encoding protocadherin-9 isoform X3 — MDLRDFYLLAALTACLRLDSAVAQELIYTIREELPENIPIGNIPKDLNISHINAATGTSASLVYRLVSKAGDAPLVKVSSTTGEIFTTSNRIDREKLCAGASYAEENECFFELEVVILPNDFFRLIKIKIIVKDTNDNAPMFPSPVINISIPENTLINSRFPIPSATDPDTGFNGVQHYELLNGQSVFGLDIVETPEGEKWPQLIVQQNLDREQKDTYVMKIKVEDGGTPQKSSTAILQVTVSDVNDNRPVFKESQVEVHIPENAPVGTSVIQLHATDADIGSNAEIRYIFGAQVAPATKRFFALNNTTGLITVQRSLDREETAIHKVTVLASDGSSTPARATVTINVTDVNDNPPNIDLRYIISPINGTVYLSEKDPVNTKIALITVSDKDTDVNGKVICFIEREVPFHLKAVYDNQYLLETSSLLDYEGTKEFSFKIVASDSGKPSLNQTALVRVKLEDENDNPPIFSQPVIELSVSENNRRGLYLTTISATDEDSGKNADIVYQLGPNASFFDLDRKTGVLTASRVFDREEQERFIFTVTARDNGTPPLQSQAAVIVTVLDENDNSPKFTHNHFQFFVSENLPKYSTVGVITVTDADAGENKVVTLSILNDNENFVLDPFSGVIKSNVSFDREQQSSYTFDVKAVDGGQPPRSSTAKVTINVMDVNDNSPVVIYPPSNTSFKLVPLSAIPGSVVAEVFAVDIDTGMNAELKYTIVSGNNKGLFRIDPVTGNITLEEKPTPSDVGLHRLVVNISDLGYPKSLHTLVLVFLYVNDTAGNASYIYDLIRRTMETPLDRNIGDSSQPYQNEDYLTIMIAIVAGAMVVIVVIFVTVLVRCRHASRFKAAQRSKQGAEWMSPNQENKQNKKKKRKKRKSPKSSLLNFVTIEESKPDDAVHEPINGTISLPAELEEQSIGRFDWGTAPPTTFKPNSPDLAKHYKSASPQSAFHLKPDTPVSVKKHHVIQELPLDNTFVGGCDTLSKRSSTSSDHFSASECSSQGGFKTKGPLHTRQPQDEFYDQASPDKRTEADGNSDPNSDE; from the coding sequence aTGGACCTGAGGGATTTTTACCTGTTGGCTGCTTTGACTGCCTGTTTAAGGCTGGATTCTGCTGTAGCTCAAGAACTTATTTACACTATTAGAGAGGAGCTGCCTGAAAACATTCCCATAGGAAACATACCAAAGGACCTGAACATTTCTCATATCAATGCTGCCACAGGGACCAGTGCCAGCCTTGTCTACAGACTCGTGTCTAAAGCAGGGGATGCCCCTCTGGTCAAAGTGTCCAGTACCACCGGGGAAATCTTTACAACATCTAACAGAATAGACAGAGAAAAACTTTGTGCTGGCGCTTcctatgcagaagaaaatgagtgCTTCTTTGAACTTGAAGTGGTGATTCTCCCCAATGATTTTTTCAGGttgatcaaaataaaaataattgtaaaggATACTAATGACAATGCACCTATGTTTCCATCCCCTGTCATCAATATCTCCATACCAGAAAACACTCTGATCAACAGTCGCTTTCCAATCCCATCAGCAACAGATCCTGATACAGGTTTCAACGGTGTACAGCACTACGAGTTGTTGAATGGACAGAGTGTCTTTGGACTGGATATTGTAGAAACTCCAGAAGGAGAGAAATGGCCTCAACTGATTGTGCAGCAGAACTTGGATAGAGAGCAAAAGGACACCTATGTGATGAAAATCAAAGTGGAGGATGGAGGAACCCCACAGAAATCCAGCACAGCTATCCTGCAAGTCACAGTAAGTGATGTCAATGATAACAGGCCAGTTTTTAAAGAGAGTCAAGTAGAGGTCCATATACCAGAAAATGCCCCCGTAGGCACCTCCGTAATTCAGCTTCATGCTACAGATGCAGATATAGGAAGCAATGCAGAAATCAGATATATTTTTGGTGCCCAAGTTGCCCCTGCCACCAAAagattttttgctttaaacaatACCACAGGGCTGATCACAGTTCAGAGGTCCTTAGATCGGGAAGAGACTGCTATTCACAAAGTGACCGTGCTGGCTAGCGATGGTAGCTCTACACCAGCTCGGGCAACCGTTACCATCAATGTCACTGATGTAAATGATAACCCTCCTAACATAGACCTCAGGTACATTATAAGTCCCATCAATGGCACAGTGTACTTATCTGAGAAAGATCCTGTCAATACAAAGATTGCCCTAATTACAGTTTCAGATAAGGACACTGATGTGAATGGCAAAGTGATCTGTTTCATTGAGAGAGAGGTCCCCTTCCACTTGAAGGCAGTTTATGACAACCAGTATTTGTTAGAGACCTCTTCCTTGTTGGACTATGAGGGCACCAAAGAATTCAGCTTTAAAATTGTTGCTTCTGATTCTGGCAAGCCCAGTTTGAACCAGACTGCCCTGGTAAGAGTTAAACTGGAGGATGAAAATGACAACCCTCCGATTTTCAGCCAGCCTGTAATTGAGCTGTCAGTTTCTGAAAACAACCGTCGTGGTCTATACTTAACAACTATTAGTGCCACAGATGAAGACAGTGGGAAAAATGCAGACATTGTTTATCAGCTTGGCCCTAATGCCTCCTTTTTTGATCTGGATCGAAAGACGGGAGTTTTAACAGCCTCCAGAGTTTTTGACAGAGAAGAACAGGAACGATTCATTTTCACTGTTACAGCCCGAGACAATGGCACCCCTCCTTTGCAGAGTCAAGCAGCTGTAATTGTTACTGTATTGGATGAAAATGACAACAGTCCCAAATTTACTCATAATCACTTTCAGTTTTTTGTATCAGAGAACCTACCAAAGTATAGCACTGTGGGAGTGATCACGGTGACTGATGCAGATGCTGGGGAAAATAAAGTGGTGACCCTTTCCATCCTGAATGACAATGAAAACTTTGTGCTGGATCCATTCTCTGGAGTTATAAAATCCAATGTTTCTTTTGATCGAGAACAGCAGAGCTCCTACACCTTTGATGTGAAGGCAGTTGATGGAGGACAACCTCCTCGCTCTTCTACAGCAAAAGTAACCATAAATGTAATGGATGTTAATGATAACAGTCCTGTTGTCATTTACCCGCCTTCTAATACTTCTTTCAAGTTAGTGCCACTCTCAGCAATTCCAGGATCAGTGGTAGCAGAAGTGTTTGCTGTAGATATTGACACCGGAATGAATGCCGAACTGAAGTACACAATAGTAAGTGGAAATAACAAGGGTTTGTTTCGGATCGATCCAGTGACAGGTAATATCACTCTGGAAGAAAAACCAACTCCTAGTGATGTGGGGCTGCATCGCTTAGTTGTCAACATAAGTGATTTGGGTTATCCCAAATCCTTGCATACTCTTGtgcttgtatttttgtatgtgaaTGATACTGCTGGAAATGCCTCTTATATTTATGACTTAATACGCAGGACTATGGAAACACCTTTGGACCGGAACATAGGGGACAGTAGCCAACCCTACCAAAATGAGGACTATCTCACGATCATGATTGCTATTGTGGCAGGTGCAATGGTTGTTATAGTGGTGATTTTTGTCACGGTTCTCGTTCGCTGCCGGCATGCATCCAGATTCAAAGCCGCACAGAGGAGCAAGCAAGGTGCTGAATGGATGTCTCCCAATCAGGAgaacaagcaaaacaagaaaaagaaaagaaagaaaaggaaatctcCAAAGAGTTCTCTTTTGAACTTCGTGACCATTGAGGAGTCCAAACCTGATGATGCAGTTCATGAACCTATCAACGGGACAATCAGccttccagcagagctggaggagcaaAGTATAGGAAGATTTGACTGGGGCACTGCACCACCAACAACCTTTAAGCCTAACAGTCCTGATCTTGCCAAGCATTACAAATCTGCCTCTCCACAGTCTGCTTTTCATCTCAAACCTGACACTCCAGTTTCAGTGAAAAAGCACCACGTGATTCAGGAACTCCCGTTGGACAACACCTTTGTTGGTGGTTGTGACACCCTTTCCAAACGCTCTTCCACTAGTTCAGATCACTTCAGTGCCTCAGAGTGCAGTTCCCAAGGAGGCTTCAAGACAAAGGGCCCTTTACACACCAGACAG
- the PCDH9 gene encoding protocadherin-9 isoform X5 gives MDLRDFYLLAALTACLRLDSAVAQELIYTIREELPENIPIGNIPKDLNISHINAATGTSASLVYRLVSKAGDAPLVKVSSTTGEIFTTSNRIDREKLCAGASYAEENECFFELEVVILPNDFFRLIKIKIIVKDTNDNAPMFPSPVINISIPENTLINSRFPIPSATDPDTGFNGVQHYELLNGQSVFGLDIVETPEGEKWPQLIVQQNLDREQKDTYVMKIKVEDGGTPQKSSTAILQVTVSDVNDNRPVFKESQVEVHIPENAPVGTSVIQLHATDADIGSNAEIRYIFGAQVAPATKRFFALNNTTGLITVQRSLDREETAIHKVTVLASDGSSTPARATVTINVTDVNDNPPNIDLRYIISPINGTVYLSEKDPVNTKIALITVSDKDTDVNGKVICFIEREVPFHLKAVYDNQYLLETSSLLDYEGTKEFSFKIVASDSGKPSLNQTALVRVKLEDENDNPPIFSQPVIELSVSENNRRGLYLTTISATDEDSGKNADIVYQLGPNASFFDLDRKTGVLTASRVFDREEQERFIFTVTARDNGTPPLQSQAAVIVTVLDENDNSPKFTHNHFQFFVSENLPKYSTVGVITVTDADAGENKVVTLSILNDNENFVLDPFSGVIKSNVSFDREQQSSYTFDVKAVDGGQPPRSSTAKVTINVMDVNDNSPVVIYPPSNTSFKLVPLSAIPGSVVAEVFAVDIDTGMNAELKYTIVSGNNKGLFRIDPVTGNITLEEKPTPSDVGLHRLVVNISDLGYPKSLHTLVLVFLYVNDTAGNASYIYDLIRRTMETPLDRNIGDSSQPYQNEDYLTIMIAIVAGAMVVIVVIFVTVLVRCRHASRFKAAQRSKQGAEWMSPNQENKQNKKKKRKKRKSPKSSLLNFVTIEESKPDDAVHEPINGTISLPAELEEQSIGRFDWGTAPPTTFKPNSPDLAKHYKSASPQSAFHLKPDTPVSVKKHHVIQELPLDNTFVGGCDTLSKRSSTSSDHFSASECSSQGGFKTKGPLHTRQEY, from the coding sequence aTGGACCTGAGGGATTTTTACCTGTTGGCTGCTTTGACTGCCTGTTTAAGGCTGGATTCTGCTGTAGCTCAAGAACTTATTTACACTATTAGAGAGGAGCTGCCTGAAAACATTCCCATAGGAAACATACCAAAGGACCTGAACATTTCTCATATCAATGCTGCCACAGGGACCAGTGCCAGCCTTGTCTACAGACTCGTGTCTAAAGCAGGGGATGCCCCTCTGGTCAAAGTGTCCAGTACCACCGGGGAAATCTTTACAACATCTAACAGAATAGACAGAGAAAAACTTTGTGCTGGCGCTTcctatgcagaagaaaatgagtgCTTCTTTGAACTTGAAGTGGTGATTCTCCCCAATGATTTTTTCAGGttgatcaaaataaaaataattgtaaaggATACTAATGACAATGCACCTATGTTTCCATCCCCTGTCATCAATATCTCCATACCAGAAAACACTCTGATCAACAGTCGCTTTCCAATCCCATCAGCAACAGATCCTGATACAGGTTTCAACGGTGTACAGCACTACGAGTTGTTGAATGGACAGAGTGTCTTTGGACTGGATATTGTAGAAACTCCAGAAGGAGAGAAATGGCCTCAACTGATTGTGCAGCAGAACTTGGATAGAGAGCAAAAGGACACCTATGTGATGAAAATCAAAGTGGAGGATGGAGGAACCCCACAGAAATCCAGCACAGCTATCCTGCAAGTCACAGTAAGTGATGTCAATGATAACAGGCCAGTTTTTAAAGAGAGTCAAGTAGAGGTCCATATACCAGAAAATGCCCCCGTAGGCACCTCCGTAATTCAGCTTCATGCTACAGATGCAGATATAGGAAGCAATGCAGAAATCAGATATATTTTTGGTGCCCAAGTTGCCCCTGCCACCAAAagattttttgctttaaacaatACCACAGGGCTGATCACAGTTCAGAGGTCCTTAGATCGGGAAGAGACTGCTATTCACAAAGTGACCGTGCTGGCTAGCGATGGTAGCTCTACACCAGCTCGGGCAACCGTTACCATCAATGTCACTGATGTAAATGATAACCCTCCTAACATAGACCTCAGGTACATTATAAGTCCCATCAATGGCACAGTGTACTTATCTGAGAAAGATCCTGTCAATACAAAGATTGCCCTAATTACAGTTTCAGATAAGGACACTGATGTGAATGGCAAAGTGATCTGTTTCATTGAGAGAGAGGTCCCCTTCCACTTGAAGGCAGTTTATGACAACCAGTATTTGTTAGAGACCTCTTCCTTGTTGGACTATGAGGGCACCAAAGAATTCAGCTTTAAAATTGTTGCTTCTGATTCTGGCAAGCCCAGTTTGAACCAGACTGCCCTGGTAAGAGTTAAACTGGAGGATGAAAATGACAACCCTCCGATTTTCAGCCAGCCTGTAATTGAGCTGTCAGTTTCTGAAAACAACCGTCGTGGTCTATACTTAACAACTATTAGTGCCACAGATGAAGACAGTGGGAAAAATGCAGACATTGTTTATCAGCTTGGCCCTAATGCCTCCTTTTTTGATCTGGATCGAAAGACGGGAGTTTTAACAGCCTCCAGAGTTTTTGACAGAGAAGAACAGGAACGATTCATTTTCACTGTTACAGCCCGAGACAATGGCACCCCTCCTTTGCAGAGTCAAGCAGCTGTAATTGTTACTGTATTGGATGAAAATGACAACAGTCCCAAATTTACTCATAATCACTTTCAGTTTTTTGTATCAGAGAACCTACCAAAGTATAGCACTGTGGGAGTGATCACGGTGACTGATGCAGATGCTGGGGAAAATAAAGTGGTGACCCTTTCCATCCTGAATGACAATGAAAACTTTGTGCTGGATCCATTCTCTGGAGTTATAAAATCCAATGTTTCTTTTGATCGAGAACAGCAGAGCTCCTACACCTTTGATGTGAAGGCAGTTGATGGAGGACAACCTCCTCGCTCTTCTACAGCAAAAGTAACCATAAATGTAATGGATGTTAATGATAACAGTCCTGTTGTCATTTACCCGCCTTCTAATACTTCTTTCAAGTTAGTGCCACTCTCAGCAATTCCAGGATCAGTGGTAGCAGAAGTGTTTGCTGTAGATATTGACACCGGAATGAATGCCGAACTGAAGTACACAATAGTAAGTGGAAATAACAAGGGTTTGTTTCGGATCGATCCAGTGACAGGTAATATCACTCTGGAAGAAAAACCAACTCCTAGTGATGTGGGGCTGCATCGCTTAGTTGTCAACATAAGTGATTTGGGTTATCCCAAATCCTTGCATACTCTTGtgcttgtatttttgtatgtgaaTGATACTGCTGGAAATGCCTCTTATATTTATGACTTAATACGCAGGACTATGGAAACACCTTTGGACCGGAACATAGGGGACAGTAGCCAACCCTACCAAAATGAGGACTATCTCACGATCATGATTGCTATTGTGGCAGGTGCAATGGTTGTTATAGTGGTGATTTTTGTCACGGTTCTCGTTCGCTGCCGGCATGCATCCAGATTCAAAGCCGCACAGAGGAGCAAGCAAGGTGCTGAATGGATGTCTCCCAATCAGGAgaacaagcaaaacaagaaaaagaaaagaaagaaaaggaaatctcCAAAGAGTTCTCTTTTGAACTTCGTGACCATTGAGGAGTCCAAACCTGATGATGCAGTTCATGAACCTATCAACGGGACAATCAGccttccagcagagctggaggagcaaAGTATAGGAAGATTTGACTGGGGCACTGCACCACCAACAACCTTTAAGCCTAACAGTCCTGATCTTGCCAAGCATTACAAATCTGCCTCTCCACAGTCTGCTTTTCATCTCAAACCTGACACTCCAGTTTCAGTGAAAAAGCACCACGTGATTCAGGAACTCCCGTTGGACAACACCTTTGTTGGTGGTTGTGACACCCTTTCCAAACGCTCTTCCACTAGTTCAGATCACTTCAGTGCCTCAGAGTGCAGTTCCCAAGGAGGCTTCAAGACAAAGGGCCCTTTACACACCAGACAG
- the PCDH9 gene encoding protocadherin-9 isoform X4 yields the protein MDLRDFYLLAALTACLRLDSAVAQELIYTIREELPENIPIGNIPKDLNISHINAATGTSASLVYRLVSKAGDAPLVKVSSTTGEIFTTSNRIDREKLCAGASYAEENECFFELEVVILPNDFFRLIKIKIIVKDTNDNAPMFPSPVINISIPENTLINSRFPIPSATDPDTGFNGVQHYELLNGQSVFGLDIVETPEGEKWPQLIVQQNLDREQKDTYVMKIKVEDGGTPQKSSTAILQVTVSDVNDNRPVFKESQVEVHIPENAPVGTSVIQLHATDADIGSNAEIRYIFGAQVAPATKRFFALNNTTGLITVQRSLDREETAIHKVTVLASDGSSTPARATVTINVTDVNDNPPNIDLRYIISPINGTVYLSEKDPVNTKIALITVSDKDTDVNGKVICFIEREVPFHLKAVYDNQYLLETSSLLDYEGTKEFSFKIVASDSGKPSLNQTALVRVKLEDENDNPPIFSQPVIELSVSENNRRGLYLTTISATDEDSGKNADIVYQLGPNASFFDLDRKTGVLTASRVFDREEQERFIFTVTARDNGTPPLQSQAAVIVTVLDENDNSPKFTHNHFQFFVSENLPKYSTVGVITVTDADAGENKVVTLSILNDNENFVLDPFSGVIKSNVSFDREQQSSYTFDVKAVDGGQPPRSSTAKVTINVMDVNDNSPVVIYPPSNTSFKLVPLSAIPGSVVAEVFAVDIDTGMNAELKYTIVSGNNKGLFRIDPVTGNITLEEKPTPSDVGLHRLVVNISDLGYPKSLHTLVLVFLYVNDTAGNASYIYDLIRRTMETPLDRNIGDSSQPYQNEDYLTIMIAIVAGAMVVIVVIFVTVLVRCRHASRFKAAQRSKQGAEWMSPNQENKQNKKKKRKKRKSPKSSLLNFVTIEESKPDDAVHEPINGTISLPAELEEQSIGRFDWGTAPPTTFKPNSPDLAKHYKSASPQSAFHLKPDTPVSVKKHHVIQELPLDNTFVGGCDTLSKRSSTSSDHFSASECSSQGGFKTKGPLHTRQCSPSSP from the coding sequence aTGGACCTGAGGGATTTTTACCTGTTGGCTGCTTTGACTGCCTGTTTAAGGCTGGATTCTGCTGTAGCTCAAGAACTTATTTACACTATTAGAGAGGAGCTGCCTGAAAACATTCCCATAGGAAACATACCAAAGGACCTGAACATTTCTCATATCAATGCTGCCACAGGGACCAGTGCCAGCCTTGTCTACAGACTCGTGTCTAAAGCAGGGGATGCCCCTCTGGTCAAAGTGTCCAGTACCACCGGGGAAATCTTTACAACATCTAACAGAATAGACAGAGAAAAACTTTGTGCTGGCGCTTcctatgcagaagaaaatgagtgCTTCTTTGAACTTGAAGTGGTGATTCTCCCCAATGATTTTTTCAGGttgatcaaaataaaaataattgtaaaggATACTAATGACAATGCACCTATGTTTCCATCCCCTGTCATCAATATCTCCATACCAGAAAACACTCTGATCAACAGTCGCTTTCCAATCCCATCAGCAACAGATCCTGATACAGGTTTCAACGGTGTACAGCACTACGAGTTGTTGAATGGACAGAGTGTCTTTGGACTGGATATTGTAGAAACTCCAGAAGGAGAGAAATGGCCTCAACTGATTGTGCAGCAGAACTTGGATAGAGAGCAAAAGGACACCTATGTGATGAAAATCAAAGTGGAGGATGGAGGAACCCCACAGAAATCCAGCACAGCTATCCTGCAAGTCACAGTAAGTGATGTCAATGATAACAGGCCAGTTTTTAAAGAGAGTCAAGTAGAGGTCCATATACCAGAAAATGCCCCCGTAGGCACCTCCGTAATTCAGCTTCATGCTACAGATGCAGATATAGGAAGCAATGCAGAAATCAGATATATTTTTGGTGCCCAAGTTGCCCCTGCCACCAAAagattttttgctttaaacaatACCACAGGGCTGATCACAGTTCAGAGGTCCTTAGATCGGGAAGAGACTGCTATTCACAAAGTGACCGTGCTGGCTAGCGATGGTAGCTCTACACCAGCTCGGGCAACCGTTACCATCAATGTCACTGATGTAAATGATAACCCTCCTAACATAGACCTCAGGTACATTATAAGTCCCATCAATGGCACAGTGTACTTATCTGAGAAAGATCCTGTCAATACAAAGATTGCCCTAATTACAGTTTCAGATAAGGACACTGATGTGAATGGCAAAGTGATCTGTTTCATTGAGAGAGAGGTCCCCTTCCACTTGAAGGCAGTTTATGACAACCAGTATTTGTTAGAGACCTCTTCCTTGTTGGACTATGAGGGCACCAAAGAATTCAGCTTTAAAATTGTTGCTTCTGATTCTGGCAAGCCCAGTTTGAACCAGACTGCCCTGGTAAGAGTTAAACTGGAGGATGAAAATGACAACCCTCCGATTTTCAGCCAGCCTGTAATTGAGCTGTCAGTTTCTGAAAACAACCGTCGTGGTCTATACTTAACAACTATTAGTGCCACAGATGAAGACAGTGGGAAAAATGCAGACATTGTTTATCAGCTTGGCCCTAATGCCTCCTTTTTTGATCTGGATCGAAAGACGGGAGTTTTAACAGCCTCCAGAGTTTTTGACAGAGAAGAACAGGAACGATTCATTTTCACTGTTACAGCCCGAGACAATGGCACCCCTCCTTTGCAGAGTCAAGCAGCTGTAATTGTTACTGTATTGGATGAAAATGACAACAGTCCCAAATTTACTCATAATCACTTTCAGTTTTTTGTATCAGAGAACCTACCAAAGTATAGCACTGTGGGAGTGATCACGGTGACTGATGCAGATGCTGGGGAAAATAAAGTGGTGACCCTTTCCATCCTGAATGACAATGAAAACTTTGTGCTGGATCCATTCTCTGGAGTTATAAAATCCAATGTTTCTTTTGATCGAGAACAGCAGAGCTCCTACACCTTTGATGTGAAGGCAGTTGATGGAGGACAACCTCCTCGCTCTTCTACAGCAAAAGTAACCATAAATGTAATGGATGTTAATGATAACAGTCCTGTTGTCATTTACCCGCCTTCTAATACTTCTTTCAAGTTAGTGCCACTCTCAGCAATTCCAGGATCAGTGGTAGCAGAAGTGTTTGCTGTAGATATTGACACCGGAATGAATGCCGAACTGAAGTACACAATAGTAAGTGGAAATAACAAGGGTTTGTTTCGGATCGATCCAGTGACAGGTAATATCACTCTGGAAGAAAAACCAACTCCTAGTGATGTGGGGCTGCATCGCTTAGTTGTCAACATAAGTGATTTGGGTTATCCCAAATCCTTGCATACTCTTGtgcttgtatttttgtatgtgaaTGATACTGCTGGAAATGCCTCTTATATTTATGACTTAATACGCAGGACTATGGAAACACCTTTGGACCGGAACATAGGGGACAGTAGCCAACCCTACCAAAATGAGGACTATCTCACGATCATGATTGCTATTGTGGCAGGTGCAATGGTTGTTATAGTGGTGATTTTTGTCACGGTTCTCGTTCGCTGCCGGCATGCATCCAGATTCAAAGCCGCACAGAGGAGCAAGCAAGGTGCTGAATGGATGTCTCCCAATCAGGAgaacaagcaaaacaagaaaaagaaaagaaagaaaaggaaatctcCAAAGAGTTCTCTTTTGAACTTCGTGACCATTGAGGAGTCCAAACCTGATGATGCAGTTCATGAACCTATCAACGGGACAATCAGccttccagcagagctggaggagcaaAGTATAGGAAGATTTGACTGGGGCACTGCACCACCAACAACCTTTAAGCCTAACAGTCCTGATCTTGCCAAGCATTACAAATCTGCCTCTCCACAGTCTGCTTTTCATCTCAAACCTGACACTCCAGTTTCAGTGAAAAAGCACCACGTGATTCAGGAACTCCCGTTGGACAACACCTTTGTTGGTGGTTGTGACACCCTTTCCAAACGCTCTTCCACTAGTTCAGATCACTTCAGTGCCTCAGAGTGCAGTTCCCAAGGAGGCTTCAAGACAAAGGGCCCTTTACACACCAGACAG